The Carassius gibelio isolate Cgi1373 ecotype wild population from Czech Republic chromosome A24, carGib1.2-hapl.c, whole genome shotgun sequence genome window below encodes:
- the LOC127946459 gene encoding class E basic helix-loop-helix protein 22-like, with the protein MDRRINLGGDIFHKTLSAVSSKKMDSFRPAVGIDLGSRDSQSPISCFEQTDPDPVQAGGRAGTLGLPTGSLCVKYGESASRTSAAESSGGEQSPDDDSDGRCDMMLMTDGRMMVPGAKSEGGKKNKEQKMLRLNINARERRRMHDLNDALDELRSVIPYAHSPSVRKLSKIATLLLAKNYILMQAQALEEMRRLVAYLNQGQAISAASLPATTALTPGLSAYDQPVGYPFPAGVAASSCPDKCALFNNVTSSLCKQCTDKP; encoded by the coding sequence ATGGACAGGAGAATAAACTTGGGTGGAGACATTTTTCACAAAACTCTCAGCGCAGTCTCGAGCAAAAAGATGGACTCGTTTCGACCGGCTGTGGGTATTGATCTTGGTTCACGAGACAGCCAGTCGCCCATCAGCTGTTTTGAGCAGACCGACCCAGACCCGGTGCAGGCCGGGGGGCGAGCGGGCACGCTGGGTCTGCCGACGGGATCTTTGTGTGTGAAATACGGCGAGAGCGCAAGCAGGACTTCGGCTGCGGAGAGCAGCGGCGGCGAACAGAGCCCGGACGATGACAGTGACGGCAGATGCGATATGATGCTTATGACGGACGGGAGAATGATGGTGCCTGGCGCAAAGTCAGAGGGAGGTAAGAAAAACAAAGAGCAAAAAATGCTGAGACTAAACATCAACGCCCGGGAGAGACGGAGAATGCACGATCTGAACGATGCGCTCGATGAGCTGCGCTCGGTCATCCCTTACGCGCACAGTCCGTCTGTACGGAAACTCTCCAAAATTGCCACCTTGCTCTTAGCCAAAAATTACATCCTCATGCAGGCACAGGCGCTGGAAGAGATGAGACGGCTGGTTGCGTATCTCAACCAAGGCCAGGCTATCTCTGCTGCCTCGCTGCCCGCGACAACAGCTCTAACGCCCGGTTTGAGCGCATACGATCAGCCGGTTGGTTACCCGTTCCCCGCCGGAGTTGCAGCGTCCTCCTGTCCAGACAAATGTGCCCTTTTCAACAATGTCACCTCCAGCCTCTGTAAGCAATGCACTGACAAGCCTTAA